In Natranaerovirga hydrolytica, one DNA window encodes the following:
- a CDS encoding DUF5721 family protein, with protein MISLRAVEIKDFMEKLFKSHLFDDYNVSNVDIATFTNFNITGTLNKQYFDTGELETLDTQELIQWCKVKNIVFTIIKGQKPPLSLKIIFSLPPEKIHKFIAYHHLDIATDQIDGLFLNIKYSDNILTCTTGTSLKIFTLDKTIEQLWDDYTRKFFTKNEIIVD; from the coding sequence ATGATTTCTTTAAGAGCCGTTGAAATAAAAGATTTTATGGAAAAATTGTTTAAAAGCCATTTGTTTGATGATTATAATGTTTCTAATGTGGATATTGCTACTTTTACTAATTTTAATATTACAGGTACCCTTAATAAGCAGTATTTTGATACAGGTGAGTTAGAGACCTTAGATACCCAAGAATTAATTCAGTGGTGTAAGGTTAAAAACATTGTTTTTACTATTATAAAAGGACAAAAACCTCCTTTATCTTTAAAAATTATTTTTTCATTACCACCTGAAAAAATACACAAATTTATAGCCTATCATCATTTAGACATAGCAACTGACCAAATTGACGGTTTATTTCTTAATATCAAGTATAGCGATAATATTTTAACTTGTACCACTGGAACGTCTTTAAAAATATTTACATTGGATAAGACCATAGAACAGTTATGGGATGACTACACACGTAAGTTTTTTACAAAAAATGAAATCATCGTTGACTAA